The genome window ATTCTCCGGCCGTACCCGGTCAGCCCTCTTATCCCGGCAGCCCGGCGGGCAACAGCATTGAAAAAGCCGAGGTCATGGTTTATAACGGTAAGGTGGTGCTGCGCCTAAGCGGCATTGGCCAAAAGAAAGTAAAAGTTTCCGCTCTGGAGGAGCCGAATCGGATTATTTTTGATGTTGATGGAGCGGTGTTTACTCCGGGCAAATGGGAGTTTTTACCGATTTCCTATGATAATATCAATAAAATTCGAGTGGCGCAGTTTCAGGGCAATGGCGATGGCAAGGAAGCAATCAGCCGGGTTGTCTTTGAAGTGTCTAAAATCGCCAATTTAAGCGAATTGCAGTATTTCTTTGAGGATAATTCCCTGCAAATTGATATTCGGGCGATCGAGGCAATGGCCGAAGGACGGCGGCAGGAAGATGTGGCCGATAAAACCGCGCCGGATAAAAAAAATAATGAAGGTTCCGTCAATCCTTCCCCAACTGACCCGACCGGGCCGCAGCTGGTGGAAGACTGGCGGGATACGCTGGAAAGACGGATCAGTCAGGCGAAGCTGTTGCCGCTGCCCGGCGGAGCGGAGATATCGGAACAAAATAAATATGTTCATATTTTAATTGATCCGGGGCATGGCGGCCGGGATTCGGGCACGATTTCCGCCGGTCAAAAAATGGAAAAGGATTATGCTCTGGCGGCTTCTTTAAAGCTAAAAGAAGATTTGCAGGCGATGGGCTATGTTGTGTATATGACCAGAGAAACGGATACCTATCCGGATTTGATGACCAGAGCGAATATGGCCAATTCCCTGAAGGTGGATATTTTCATCAGTATGCATGCCAATTCGGCCGATCCGAATCGGGCGGCCAATGGGATTGAGGTCTGGTACAGCGGCGTCGGCAAGGTCGGCGAATATGCCTCCCTGGAGAAGAAATTAGCCGCGAAAGTCAATAAAACTTTAATTAACGCAACTTCGGCGATTGACCGCGGAGTGAAAACCGCCAAACATGTGGTAACAGCCAATTCCAAGATGACGGCGATTTTGGTCGAAGCCGGATTTTTGAGTAATCCGGTGGAGGAAGCGCTGCTCTTTACCGATAACTACCGCAGTGTTATTGCCAGAGCGGTGGCAGTGGGGGTGAATGAGTTTGTTCAGGAATACCGCAGCGCCTTGGCTAACTCTAAGAACAGCATGATTGCGGCCGAGCCGATTGCGCCGGTGATTCCCTCGGGCAGTAAGCGGGTCAGTTACCGGGTGAATGCCGATGCGTTAAATGTCCGGAAAAATCCGGGTTTGGATGCTCCCAGCTTAGGAAAAGTTTATGGCGGCGAAATCCTGACAGTTGAGTATGGTGTCGAGGAAATTAAGAAAGACGGCTACACTTGGCTGTATACGACCGATAATTCCGGTAATATTTCCGGCTGGCTGGCCAAGGAATTTTTAATTGAGCAGTGATTGGAAGGGCAAAAACGAAATTAAAGAAAAAGTGAAATTGGCCGATAAAGAAAGAGTAATCATTTGATTTGGTTTTCTAAAGCCGCCGGGAGGCGGAAGAAGGCCGCACCGGAGAAAGGGATTGATCCGGCAGCGGAATGAAGCAAAGAAAGCTGAATCCAAACCAATAGCACAAGGAGGAATGCTATCATGGTAAATCAGGTAATGCAGGCAGGTTATGAGTACGCTAAGGAAATACTGCCCAAGAACGAAACGGTAAAAAAGGAAGAAGTAAAGGAAGAAACTCAGGAAAAACCGGCAGCGACGCTGGAGGTGTCGGAGCAGGAAGCGGCGAAAAAAGCCGGCTATGTTAAGCCGGACCTAGTTAAGATTCGGCAGATGCAGGCGGAAAGTCAGCAGAAGATGCTGCAAAAAATGCTGGGTACAGCCAAGGATACCTTTATCAAGCAGGCCGGCGGCTTAAAAAATATTTTAGGCCGGGCATTGGCTGGGGAAAAGGTGGAAGGTTTTGACTTTGACTTTACGGCGGCTGATATTGAGCAGGCGAAGAAAGATGTAGCAGACGGCGGTTATTGGAGTGCAGAAAGCACATCGGACCGGTTGGTTGAATTTGCCAAAGCGATTTCCGGCGGCGATGTCAAGCAAAAAGATGCCTTGGTAGCGTCGATCAAGGAAGGTTTTAAACAGGCCGAGGAACTGTGGGGCGGAAAGCTGCCGCAGATCAGCCAGGATACCTATCGCCTGACCATGGAAAAACTGGATAACTGGGCCAAAGGCGAATAGTAATTCTTTTTTGGTTAAAATCATAGTTCCGGTTCAAACGCCATTTGCAATTCGCGAAATGCAAAACAGCTGTAAACAAATCATGACAGTCCTATAAGCTCCTTTTACCGATATTTTGGAAAAGGAGCTTATTATTTCAATTTTTTAAAAGGATTCCGCTCAGATAGGTCGAATAATAAAAGGCGATACCGGGAAAATCAAAGACCACGAAAAGGCGGCGCGGCAGCGGCGCAAGGGAGGTTTTGGATGAATTTAAGAGAGCGGCAATATGAACGGGAAAAATTATTGTTAAGTCCGTATGCCTGTTTCAGCGAAAATGCGCAGAACAGTCGGGAGTGGTTGGAGGCGCCCTGCGATATGCGGACGGATTTTCAAAGAGACCGGGACAGGATTCTGCATTCTAAGTCCTTTCGCCGGTTAAAGCATAAGACGCAGGTCTTTATTGCGCCGGAGGGCGACCATTACCGGACGCGGCTGACGCATACCTTAGAGGTGGCGCAGATTGCCCGGACGATTGCCCGGTCGCTGTCACTGAACGAGGATCTAACTGAAGCGATTGCACTGGGGCATGATTTGGGGCATACCCCCTTTGGCCATGCTGGTGAGCGGGCGCTAGCTGATGCCTGCCGGGAAATCCTTCCGGAAGATCCGATTTCTTTTGAGCACAATGAGCAAAGCCTGCGGATTGTGGAATGTCTGGAAAATAATTATCAGGGTTTAAATCTGACCAAAGAGGTCAGGGACGGGATTTTAAATCATCCCAGCCGCTGTCAGCCCTCTACGCTCGAAGGTAAGGCTGTCCGGCTGGCAGATAAGATTGCCTATATCAATCATGATATTGACGATGCACTGCGGGGCAAGGTGCTGCAGGAGGAAGATTTGCCGGAGCATTTGACGCGGGTTCTGGGCAGAAACATCAAGGAGCGTTTAGATACCTTGATTCATG of Lachnospiraceae bacterium oral taxon 500 contains these proteins:
- a CDS encoding deoxyguanosinetriphosphate triphosphohydrolase; its protein translation is MNLRERQYEREKLLLSPYACFSENAQNSREWLEAPCDMRTDFQRDRDRILHSKSFRRLKHKTQVFIAPEGDHYRTRLTHTLEVAQIARTIARSLSLNEDLTEAIALGHDLGHTPFGHAGERALADACREILPEDPISFEHNEQSLRIVECLENNYQGLNLTKEVRDGILNHPSRCQPSTLEGKAVRLADKIAYINHDIDDALRGKVLQEEDLPEHLTRVLGRNIKERLDTLIHDVVWNSLDKPDVYMSPEIDKAMMELRQYMFQHVYTGSRAKDEDFKAQRMLKALFEHFIRHPEELPEEYVRQISKYPSPKRVVLDYISGMTDQYAIRRFEEIFVPGVWKE